A single genomic interval of Microbulbifer variabilis harbors:
- a CDS encoding FecCD family ABC transporter permease yields MYNKNAVLLLLAALPLALLGALGSGPVSVDLSNALAEGWSGQSSDAVILWQLRLPRALLAILVGAALGMGGAAMQGMLRNPLAEPALLGVSSGAALAAVLFLYYGAAWKSGWLLQALAIGGAFSAAAAVWLLAGRGASAGRLVLAGVAINAFLSALIALALNYAPSMFAMQEVVFWLMGSLANRGWDQLFLALPFLAVGVLCLFFTRNYLRALALGEDSAASLGFQSRAYPFLILLGIASAVGGAVAVAGTIGFVGLVVPHLVRPLVRQDPARLLWISALAGALLLLLADILVINFVGAQELRIGAVTAFIGAPFFFWLILTARRGQWL; encoded by the coding sequence TTGTACAATAAAAACGCGGTTTTGTTATTACTGGCGGCCCTGCCGCTGGCCTTGCTTGGGGCACTGGGTAGTGGCCCGGTTTCGGTGGACCTTTCCAATGCGCTGGCTGAGGGCTGGAGTGGCCAGAGCAGCGATGCGGTGATTCTGTGGCAATTGCGACTGCCCCGTGCCCTGTTGGCAATACTGGTGGGCGCTGCCTTGGGGATGGGCGGCGCCGCCATGCAGGGGATGTTGCGTAACCCTCTGGCGGAGCCGGCGCTGCTCGGTGTTTCCAGCGGTGCGGCTTTGGCGGCGGTACTGTTTCTCTATTACGGCGCGGCCTGGAAATCCGGTTGGTTGTTGCAGGCTCTGGCTATTGGCGGTGCCTTTAGCGCGGCGGCGGCGGTGTGGTTGTTGGCGGGGCGCGGCGCCAGTGCCGGACGGCTGGTGTTGGCGGGGGTGGCCATTAACGCTTTCCTATCGGCACTGATTGCACTGGCGCTTAACTATGCGCCGAGCATGTTCGCTATGCAGGAGGTGGTGTTCTGGTTGATGGGCTCGCTGGCCAATCGCGGCTGGGACCAACTGTTTTTGGCATTGCCCTTTTTGGCCGTGGGGGTGCTGTGCCTGTTTTTCACACGCAATTATTTGCGCGCGCTGGCCTTGGGTGAAGACAGTGCGGCTTCCTTGGGTTTCCAGAGCCGCGCCTATCCCTTTCTTATTTTGCTGGGCATCGCCAGTGCCGTGGGGGGTGCCGTGGCAGTAGCTGGCACTATCGGTTTTGTCGGATTGGTGGTGCCGCACCTGGTGCGCCCTCTGGTGCGCCAGGACCCCGCCCGTTTACTGTGGATCAGCGCTTTAGCTGGAGCGCTGCTGTTGCTGCTGGCAGACATTCTGGTGATTAATTTTGTCGGCGCGCAGGAGCTGCGCATTGGCGCGGTCACCGCTTTTATCGGTGCACCTTTTTTCTTCTGGCTGATTTTGACGGCGCGCAGGGGGCAGTGGTTGTGA